A single genomic interval of Camelina sativa cultivar DH55 chromosome 11, Cs, whole genome shotgun sequence harbors:
- the LOC104727368 gene encoding UPF0496 protein At5g66675-like yields MFLGIFSKTMEDRSNSSRNRTTNNSPPLPQIRTDIGSLYSADLSAYNSACREDPDLQSFDSSLHQRTNRVINSLASGSETRSLSFDALIEVSGCLLEMNQEVVRFIIESKEDAWDNKDLTCLVNAYFDSSIKTLDFCNAVDSCVKRARIGQMLLQFALKQFEMEESSGTNNNKSAEPRGTNKYAKTLEELNKFKASGDPFDGDFFMLFESVYEQQVMLLEVLHKQKRKLDKKLKNIKHWKKISNVVFVTTFVSVLIFSVVAAAVAAPPVVTAVAAALAVPIGSIGKWCNHLWKKYETAVKGQKDIVLSMRIGAYVTMKDMDNIRVHVDKLKIEMESMMQKVDFALKEKEEEVAVRLSMHEISKKFDVFTERIEEVGENAAKCSKDITLARTIVLRHILSFPSGSDSEQQGNLIEAITL; encoded by the exons ATGTTTCTTGGAATCTTCTCCAAAACCATGGAAGACAGATCAAATTCGAGCAGGAACAGAACCACCAACAACAGTCCACCTCTCCCACAGATCAGAACCGACATAGGTTCCTTATACTCTGCAGATCTTTCTGCTTACAATTCAGCTTGCAGAGAAGATCCTGATTTACAATCCTTCGATTCATCTCTCCACCAACGCACCAACAGAGTCATCAACTCCCTCGCCTCTGGTTCCGAAACTCGGTCTTTGTCCTTTGACGCCCTCATTGAAGTCTCAGGTTGTCTTCTCGAGATGAACCAGGAGGTCGTTAGGTTTATCATCGAAAGCAAAGAGGATGCGTGGGACAACAAAGATTTGACATGTTTGGTCAATGCGTATTTCGACAGTAGCATCAAGACCTTAGATTTCTGTAATGCTGTTGATAGTTGTGTCAAACGCGCCAGGATAGGCCAGATGCTCTTGCAGTTTGCGCTTAAGCAATTTGAGATGGAGGAGTCGTCAgggaccaacaacaacaaatccgCGGAACCGAGGGGTACGAATAAGTACGCAAAAACTTTAGAAGAGCTTAACAAGTTTAAGGCTTCTGGTGATCCGTTTGATGGAGATTTCTTTATGCTGTTCGAGTCTGTTTACGAGCAGCAGGTTATGCTTCTGGAGGTACTTCATAAGCAAAAGAGGAAGCTTGATAAGAAGCTCAAGAACATAAAGCACTGGAAGAAAATATCGAACGTGGTTTTCGTGACAACGTTTGTCTCTGTTTTGATCTTCTCCGTGGTAGCAGCCGCTGTGGCTGCGCCGCCAGTTGTGACCGCGGTTGCAGCTGCGTTGGCGGTTCCAATTGGTTCTATAGGGAAATGGTGTAATCATCTATGGAAGAAGTATGAAACGGCTGTGAAAGGACAGAAAGATATAGTATTGTCAATGAGGATAG GTGCTTATGTTACCATGAAAGACATGGATAACATTCGGGTACATGTAGATAAGTTGAAGATTGAGATGGAATCGATGATGCAAAAAGTTGATTTTGCGctaaaggagaaagaagaagaggtggcTGTGAGGCTTTCGATGCACGAGATCAGCAAGAAGTTTGATGTCTTCACAGAGAGAATCGAGGAAGTGGGTGAAAACGCGGCTAAGTGTAGCAAAGATATCACATTGGCGAGAACAATCGTGCTAAGGCACATTCTAAGTTTCCCCTCAGGTTCAGATTCAGAGCAGCAAGGAAACTT GATTGAGGCAATCACGTTGTGA